Genomic segment of Euhalothece natronophila Z-M001:
TCAGTGAAACTGAGAACTTTGGTTGCATCTTGGGGAGATAATTTGCTGTTCACTGGCTTGCTGCAGTTGGGTAACGGCGGATAAACAGAGTAAGGTGGTAGCGGTACTGCGTCCTTCACTACTGAGACGAGCAAGTTTCGTATATTCACGCCGACGCTTGTCATGAACTACCCCACAGTTTAAGCAAGTGAGAAGGGTTTGGGAATAAACCAGCAGGGAATGGGTGCTGGGGACTGATTTTTCGTAACTGCTCCCAATTCTACTTTTCCGTTGGGATAAATGTAGAGTTTTCGGGGAATAAATTTCTGATACTCTTTTTTCGGGACTCTCCCTTTAGTTTTGGTCACTCGAAACCAGTTATCAGGAAGCCGTTCTTGGTCTTCTTCTTCCCATAACTCGGGCTCATCCAAGGTAAGATATCCCGCCTCGCTGCTTTCTTCGATTTCAGCAAAGGGGGATAAGGGTTTCACTTCTCCTTGCTCTTCATCGTAAACCACTTGATAATAGTCTTGTCCGCATTCTCGACAAAATAACAGAGGAAATAAAAGTCGATGCGCGTGGTGCGATATTGTCCTTCTAGACTCAATTCCCGTTGATCATGAGGTTCTAAGGTGGCGTAAACACTCCCTCCCTGGGAAATAAATGATGGAGACGAAAGGCTAGGGCTTTGGTGCGACTCGCCCATAAAAACATCTGTTTCAATGTCTCTAAACAGGGTTCTACTTCTAGCCCTGTGGTTGCTGCTAAATGACTCGCTCCTGTTTGTAAGGTAATGGGAGTACAGCGCACCCATTCCCCATCTTCAGCTTGGGTTAAGCCAAAGTTTTGTTCAATCCATGGACTGAGGGGATGATTGAAAAACGCGCTCTTGGTTTGTTCAGAGATGGGGGGTAAGCCTGTTTCTACTGCTTGGCGGAGTTCGTTAACGGAGGGGAAGTTTTGTTCAATGGCTGGTTTAATGGTTTCATCAATGACATTTTTAACCGGAACTTCTACCCCAAATAACTGGCTAGCCACTTGAGCAACGGTTTCTTGGCGATTTTGGCGTGTTCTTCCGTGGACATGGTTGCAGAAGTCCCGATACAGAGGAAGTTTTGACCGCAGCGTTGTCTCAGTTTACGGATCACCATGGCGACATCCGCCCCCTGACCGACCGCGATAGGTGTGGAGTTCGTCTAAAACTAAAAATTTCAGTTTGGGAGAGGATACCAGTTTCTCTTCATGGTGGCGCGATAGCATTAACTCCAACATCACATAGTTGGTGAGGAGAATGTGAGGAGGGTTATTTTGGATTTCAGTTTTACGGCTTAAGTTTCTTGTCCAGTGTATTGTTCAACGCGAATGTGAGAATGACCTGCATTTTCTAAATATTTCTCAAACTCCTGTTTCTGGGAGTTAATTAGCGCATTCATCGGATAGACTAGAATCGCCCTTACCCCTTTTAAGTCTGGGTTGCGACAGAGGTCATCTATTATGGGAACAATGTAGGTAATGCTTTTTCCTGAACCTGTTCCTGTGGTGAGGACGTAGGGTTCATTATTTTGGGCGCGGTGAATCGCGTCTTCTTGATGTTTGTAGAAGTTAAACTTGGGGAAATACTGCTGACAGTGGGAATGGAGAACGCTGTTTTGGATTAAATCTTGGGTGGTAGCAGTTTTTCATAAGCGGGATTGAGTTGAATCAGGGGATCTTGCCAGAGATGTCCTTGGTTGAGGGCTTGCTGGACAAAGTGATAAACTTTTGAGTCACGGATGGTGAGAAAACTTTCAATGTAGCGACGGTAATCATTGACGACTTCATCTCGAAGGCGGAAGATATCAAGGGTTTTTTCCTCAGAATCTGTTGTGTGTTGTTCTTCCTCTTCAGTTTCTGGTACGCCCATTCCTCTTGTTAATGTAAGTGATTAACTGTTCCCTAAATGACTCGGTTATAGTCTCGCTATCAAAGACATTTTCTAATTCGGTAAAATCCCAGTCTTCTGGAATCTCTGAAAATAAGGCTTCGAGTTGGTCTTCACTGAGGGAATCAACACCTGTACAGTCGAGGGGAGGATTGATTTCGTCAATGATCAAACCAATGTAGCGAATTAAGGTTTTGTTTCCTTTTTCGAGGAGGTATTGCAGACGCATGAGTGAGCAGTTACCAGTGAGCAGTTACCAGTTACCATTTAACTGTAACCATAGTTTCCAGAAATGGTATTATATTATCAGAAAAATCCAGCAGAAATCGATCAGATTATTAATCAAGAAGATGAACTTTAGATTTTATACTAATGAAAATTTTCCTCAATGACCAGTTAAATAGCACGCGATCGCGCTATCTTTTATTCATCAACTATTTTTAGTGCTTCATTCATCACTCTTTCTGATAAATACATTCCAGACTGCTTTAAGTTGCTAGTATTGGACGAGCAGAAGGAATCGCTCCTCGTTGTTTAGCTAAAAGAACAATTCCCAACGTTCCTCGTACTGGAATTTTTAAAGCATTGGCGCAACGTCGAGCCATTAAATCATCTAAAATCACTTCAGTGTTTGAGTGGAAATATCCCCAACTCAAAACCGCAGATTCTCCTGCTCCTAAATCCCAAGACTGAATTAAATTAGGAATGGGGGGAGTTTTTGTCACTAACAGCCAGTCCGTTTTTGCAACAGCTTGAGCGGTAATATCTGATTCTCCATAGGCTTTAATCTCAGTGGCTACAATTTCAGGGACAATTATTTTCTCACTTAGCACCTGTAATAAAGATAAATAATTTCCTTTTGTTAAAAAAATCAAAGGAGAAGTATTAATTGCAGGGTGATCAGCCATTTTCTAATTCTCGTTTTAAGTCTTCCAAGTCAACGGTAAACACATCAACTTCTTCTCTGGCTAAAGCTGCTAAAAAATCTCGACGATTTAACCCTGCAACTTGAGCCGCTTTTTCTTGAGAAATTTCGTTTCTCTGATACCAGTGAATCGCTGCTGCTAAACGCAAGTCACGGACAAAATCATCTGGAGGAAGACGACGAGCCGATAAGATTTCTTCGGGTAAATTAATTTTAATTTCAGGCATAATGATCATTGTAGGGTGGGCACTGCCCACCAAAAACGAATTCACTTGTTGTTACTGTAGCAAGACTTTTTTGTCCTGCTGTGCGTTGTTTAACAAATCTGATAACGCTTTGATTCCTTCATTGCTGGTTTGAGGCGA
This window contains:
- a CDS encoding DEAD/DEAH box helicase, coding for MQNSVLHSHCQQYFPKFNFYKHQEDAIHRAQNNEPYVLTTGTGSGKSITYIVPIIDDLCRNPDLKGVRAILVYPMNALINSQKQEFEKYLENAGHSHIRVEQYTGQET
- a CDS encoding DUF3368 domain-containing protein, producing the protein MADHPAINTSPLIFLTKGNYLSLLQVLSEKIIVPEIVATEIKAYGESDITAQAVAKTDWLLVTKTPPIPNLIQSWDLGAGESAVLSWGYFHSNTEVILDDLMARRCANALKIPVRGTLGIVLLAKQRGAIPSARPILAT
- a CDS encoding UPF0175 family protein produces the protein MPEIKINLPEEILSARRLPPDDFVRDLRLAAAIHWYQRNEISQEKAAQVAGLNRRDFLAALAREEVDVFTVDLEDLKRELENG